From one Micromonospora siamensis genomic stretch:
- a CDS encoding phosphatidylinositol mannoside acyltransferase: MNLTELGYVAGWRLARALPQPVVAAAFRAGADRAHRSGGRGTARLRANLRRVVGPDVPEAELDDLVRRGLRSYARYWMEAFRLPSRSREQILAGFRLDGVEKLAADVATGRGAVVALPHAGNWDAAGAWVAATGWPITTVAERLKPEGVYERFLAFRQGLGMEILPTHGGDRPTFDVLVDRVKAGAVVPLLADRDLSARGVEVDFFGGRTRMPAGCALLAIRTGAPLYVASMWYEPDAARASIEGPLELPDPDSGPLDQRVRLLTQRIADGLAAGIARHPEDWHMLQRMWLDQPGAARGGTAPATTGSV; the protein is encoded by the coding sequence GTGAACCTCACCGAGCTCGGCTATGTCGCCGGATGGCGTCTGGCCCGGGCACTGCCCCAGCCCGTGGTGGCGGCGGCGTTCCGGGCGGGCGCGGACCGCGCCCACCGCTCCGGCGGCAGGGGTACGGCCCGACTGCGCGCGAACCTGCGCCGGGTGGTCGGCCCCGACGTGCCGGAGGCGGAGCTGGACGACCTGGTCCGGCGCGGCCTGCGCTCGTACGCCCGGTACTGGATGGAGGCGTTCCGCCTGCCGTCGCGCAGCCGGGAGCAGATCCTGGCCGGGTTCCGGCTGGACGGCGTGGAGAAGCTCGCCGCCGACGTGGCCACCGGCCGGGGCGCGGTGGTGGCGCTGCCGCACGCCGGCAACTGGGACGCGGCGGGCGCCTGGGTCGCGGCCACCGGTTGGCCGATCACCACGGTCGCCGAGCGGCTCAAGCCGGAGGGCGTCTACGAGCGATTCCTCGCCTTCCGGCAGGGGCTCGGGATGGAGATCCTGCCCACCCACGGCGGTGACCGGCCGACGTTCGACGTGCTGGTGGACCGGGTGAAGGCGGGCGCGGTGGTGCCGCTGCTGGCCGACCGGGACCTCTCCGCCCGGGGCGTGGAGGTGGACTTCTTCGGCGGGCGGACCCGGATGCCGGCCGGCTGCGCGCTGCTGGCGATCCGGACCGGCGCGCCGCTCTACGTCGCCTCGATGTGGTACGAACCGGACGCCGCCCGCGCCTCGATCGAGGGGCCGCTGGAGCTGCCCGACCCGGACAGCGGCCCGCTGGACCAGCGGGTGCGGCTGCTGACCCAGCGGATTGCCGACGGTCTGGCGGCGGGCATCGCCCGGCATCCGGAAGACTGGCACATGTTGCAGCGGATGTGGCTGGACCAGCCCGGCGCCGCCCGGGGCGGGACCGCCCCGGCGACCACCGGCTCGGTCTGA
- the pgsA gene encoding phosphatidylinositol phosphate synthase, producing MAKIFQVSARAGMTRVVEPIARGLLRAGVTPNAVTVTGTLGVLVGALGFGARGHLVAGALIVTFFALTDLLDGTMARMSGGSTRFGAFLDSSMDRIADSAVFGAVAYWLATEGDHAGTAAALICLAAGGLVSYVKARAEGLGMTCNVGIAERTERLLIVGVGGLLTGLGVPLALEIALWLLAAVSIFTVGQRMAHVYRQAQRVGTE from the coding sequence ATGGCGAAGATCTTCCAAGTGTCGGCCCGCGCGGGGATGACCCGCGTCGTCGAGCCGATCGCGCGCGGCCTGCTCCGCGCCGGCGTCACCCCCAACGCGGTCACCGTGACCGGCACCCTCGGCGTGCTCGTCGGCGCTCTCGGCTTCGGCGCCCGCGGCCACCTGGTCGCCGGTGCCCTGATCGTGACGTTCTTCGCGCTGACCGACCTGCTCGACGGGACGATGGCCCGGATGAGCGGCGGCTCGACGCGGTTCGGCGCCTTCCTCGACTCGAGCATGGACCGGATCGCCGACAGCGCCGTCTTCGGCGCCGTCGCGTACTGGCTGGCCACCGAGGGCGACCACGCCGGGACGGCGGCCGCGCTGATCTGCCTGGCCGCCGGCGGCCTGGTCTCCTACGTCAAGGCCCGCGCGGAGGGGCTCGGGATGACCTGCAACGTGGGCATCGCCGAGCGCACCGAACGGCTGCTGATCGTCGGCGTGGGCGGCCTGCTCACCGGACTGGGCGTGCCGCTGGCCCTGGAGATCGCGTTGTGGCTGCTGGCCGCCGTGTCGATCTTCACGGTCGGGCAGCGGATGGCCCATGTGTACCGGCAGGCCCAGCGGGTCGGCACGGAGTGA
- a CDS encoding elongation factor G-like protein EF-G2 produces the protein MAQKNQEKGVTGGTPVVTGPDRVRNVVLVGHSGAGKTTLVEALLAATGTIGRAGTVTDGTTVCDHDPAAVRQQRSVSLACAPLVHDGVKVNLLDTPGYADFVGELRAGLRAADAALFVVSAVDGMDAATAALWEECAAVDMPRAVAVARLDHPRADFDEAVALCQRVFGDNVQPLYLTMLGDDGVSVAGLLGLITQRVFDYTAGHPAAVREPDPEHLPAIAESRGELIEGIIAESEDETLMDRYLEGEEIGTDILIEDLEKAVARGHFYPVVPVCAETGVGLDALLEVLTAGFPSPLEHDLPAVTGVDGGPRPPLTCDPDGPLVAEVVKTTVDRHVGRVSLVRVFSGTLRPDQVIHVSGHGLTERGHPDHDADERVGHIFTPLGATLREVSACMAGDLCAITKSGSAETGDTISARDEPLLIAPWEMPEPLLPVAIVAKSRADEDALARNLARLVAGDPTMRLERNPETHQLVLWCMGEAHADVVLDRLRSGGVELETEPVRVSLRETLTGAARGHGRHVKQSGGHGQYAVCDIEVEPLPRGAGFEFVDKVVGGAVPHNYIPSVEKGVRAQMERGLVAGHPVVDLRVTLVDGKAHSVDSSDAAFQTAGALALRDAADKAAPALLEPVDEVTIRVPDPSVGAVLGDLSGRRGRVLGTEPDPDAEGRTLVRAEVPATELLRYAVELRAMTAGTGTFRREFARYDPMPTHLADQLRKEHAANG, from the coding sequence ATGGCGCAGAAAAATCAGGAGAAGGGTGTCACCGGCGGCACGCCGGTGGTGACCGGACCCGACAGGGTTCGCAACGTGGTGCTCGTCGGGCACTCGGGCGCGGGCAAGACCACCCTGGTGGAGGCGCTGCTCGCCGCCACCGGCACGATCGGTCGGGCCGGCACGGTCACCGACGGCACCACGGTCTGCGACCACGACCCGGCGGCCGTACGCCAGCAGCGCTCGGTGAGCCTGGCCTGCGCCCCGCTGGTGCACGACGGCGTCAAGGTCAACCTCCTCGACACCCCCGGCTACGCCGACTTCGTCGGTGAGCTGCGGGCCGGCCTGCGGGCCGCCGACGCGGCGCTGTTCGTGGTCTCCGCCGTCGACGGAATGGACGCGGCCACCGCGGCGCTGTGGGAGGAGTGCGCGGCGGTCGACATGCCGCGCGCGGTGGCGGTGGCCCGGCTGGACCACCCGCGCGCCGACTTCGACGAGGCCGTGGCGCTGTGCCAGCGGGTCTTCGGCGACAACGTGCAGCCGCTCTACCTGACGATGCTCGGCGACGACGGGGTCTCCGTGGCCGGGCTGCTCGGCCTGATCACCCAGCGGGTCTTCGACTACACCGCCGGGCACCCCGCCGCCGTGCGCGAACCCGACCCGGAGCACCTGCCGGCCATCGCCGAGTCCCGCGGCGAGCTGATCGAGGGGATCATCGCCGAGAGCGAGGACGAGACCCTGATGGACCGCTACCTCGAGGGCGAGGAGATCGGCACCGACATCCTCATCGAGGACCTGGAGAAGGCGGTCGCCCGCGGCCACTTCTATCCGGTGGTGCCGGTCTGCGCCGAGACCGGGGTCGGCCTGGACGCGTTGCTGGAGGTGCTGACCGCCGGCTTCCCGTCGCCGCTGGAGCACGACCTGCCCGCGGTCACCGGGGTGGACGGCGGCCCCCGGCCGCCGCTGACCTGCGACCCGGACGGTCCGCTGGTCGCCGAGGTGGTCAAGACCACCGTCGACCGGCACGTCGGCCGGGTCTCCCTGGTCCGGGTCTTCTCCGGCACGCTCCGCCCCGACCAGGTGATCCACGTCTCCGGGCACGGCCTGACCGAACGCGGCCACCCCGACCACGACGCCGACGAGCGGGTCGGACACATCTTCACCCCGCTGGGCGCGACCCTGCGCGAGGTGAGCGCCTGCATGGCCGGCGACCTCTGCGCGATCACCAAGTCCGGCAGCGCGGAGACCGGCGACACCATCTCCGCCAGGGACGAGCCGCTGCTGATCGCCCCCTGGGAGATGCCCGAGCCGCTGCTGCCGGTGGCGATCGTGGCGAAGAGCCGGGCCGACGAGGACGCCCTGGCCCGCAACCTGGCCCGGCTGGTCGCCGGTGACCCGACCATGCGGCTGGAACGCAACCCGGAGACCCACCAGCTGGTGCTCTGGTGCATGGGCGAGGCGCACGCCGACGTGGTGCTGGACCGGCTGCGCAGCGGCGGCGTCGAACTGGAGACCGAGCCGGTGCGGGTGTCGCTGCGCGAGACGCTGACCGGCGCCGCCCGCGGGCACGGCCGGCACGTCAAGCAGTCCGGCGGCCACGGCCAGTACGCCGTCTGCGACATCGAGGTGGAGCCGCTGCCCCGCGGCGCCGGCTTCGAGTTCGTCGACAAGGTCGTCGGCGGGGCGGTGCCGCACAACTACATCCCGTCGGTGGAGAAGGGCGTCCGGGCCCAGATGGAACGCGGCCTGGTCGCCGGCCACCCCGTGGTGGACCTGCGGGTCACCCTCGTCGACGGCAAGGCGCACAGCGTCGACTCCTCCGACGCGGCCTTCCAGACCGCCGGGGCGCTGGCCCTGCGCGACGCCGCCGACAAGGCCGCCCCGGCGCTGCTGGAACCGGTCGACGAGGTGACCATCCGGGTGCCCGACCCGTCGGTCGGCGCCGTGCTGGGTGACCTGTCCGGCCGGCGCGGCCGGGTGCTCGGCACCGAACCCGACCCGGACGCCGAGGGCCGCACCCTGGTCCGGGCCGAGGTGCCGGCCACCGAACTGCTCCGGTACGCGGTCGAGCTGCGCGCGATGACCGCCGGCACCGGCACCTTCCGCCGCGAGTTCGCCCGCTACGACCCGATGCCCACCCACCTCGCCGACCAGCTCCGCAAGGAACACGCCGCCAACGGCTGA